The Bacteroides acidifaciens genome includes a region encoding these proteins:
- a CDS encoding BamA/TamA family outer membrane protein, whose product MRRNFLFLIASAAVLSLASCTATKFVPDGSYLLDEVKIRTDQKNIRPSSLRMYVRQNPNAKWFSLIKTQLYVYNLSGRDSTKWGNKFLRRIGDAPVIYSEEEALRSEEEITKAVHNMGYMAATVKRSTKIKKKKIKLYYDVTAGKPYVVRSIKYDIADPKIAGILKRDSARSLLKEGMDFDVNILDADRQRITDRLLRNGYYKFNKDYIGYTADTVRNTYNVDLTQSLRPYKPHASDSARAHQQYWINKINFITDYDVLQSSAMSSVEINDSVHYKGYPIYYKDKLYLRPKVLTDNLRFSSGDLYNERSVQQTYSSFGRLPALKYTNIRFVETQIGDSAKLDCYVLLTKSKHKSVAFEVEGTNSAGDLGAAASVSFQNRNLFRGSETFMIKFRGAYEVISGLQAGYSNNNYTEYGVETSINFPNFLFPFLSSDFKRKIRATTEFGLQYNYQLRPEFLRTMASANWSYKWSQRQRIQHRIDLINIGFLYLPRISEKFREDYINKGQNQVFQYNYQDRLIINMGYSYNYNSVGGSIVNNTIAANSYSIRFNFESAGNIMYALSKATSIRKNDNGEYAILGIPYAQYLKGEFDFAKNIRIDRRNSFAFHAGVGIAVPYGNAKTIPFEKQYFSGGANSVRGWSVRDLGPGSFAGNGNLLDQSGDIKLDASIEYRSKLFWKFQGAVFVDVGNIWTIRSYANQPGGVFEFDKFYKQIAVAYGLGLRLDLDFFILRFDGGMKAVNPAFETKKEHFPIVHPKFSRDFAFHFAVGYPF is encoded by the coding sequence ATGAGGAGAAATTTCCTTTTTTTGATTGCTTCCGCTGCTGTCCTGTCACTTGCTTCGTGCACTGCCACTAAGTTTGTGCCGGATGGTTCTTATTTGTTGGACGAAGTCAAGATTCGTACGGACCAGAAAAACATCCGCCCTTCTTCTTTGCGCATGTATGTGCGTCAGAATCCTAACGCCAAGTGGTTCAGTTTGATAAAGACGCAGCTTTATGTCTATAACCTTTCGGGACGCGACTCTACCAAATGGGGGAATAAATTCTTGAGAAGAATAGGGGATGCCCCTGTGATATACAGTGAGGAAGAAGCGCTACGTTCTGAGGAAGAGATTACCAAAGCTGTGCATAATATGGGATATATGGCGGCAACGGTGAAACGTTCGACGAAGATAAAAAAGAAAAAGATAAAATTGTATTATGACGTGACAGCGGGAAAACCATACGTTGTCCGATCTATTAAATATGACATAGCCGACCCTAAGATAGCCGGTATCCTGAAAAGGGATTCTGCCAGAAGCCTGCTGAAAGAGGGAATGGATTTTGATGTCAATATATTGGATGCGGACAGGCAGCGTATCACGGACAGACTGCTGCGGAATGGTTACTATAAATTCAATAAAGACTATATTGGTTATACTGCTGATACAGTACGCAATACTTACAATGTGGATTTAACCCAATCTTTGCGACCATATAAGCCCCATGCCAGTGATTCTGCAAGAGCGCACCAGCAATATTGGATAAACAAAATTAATTTCATTACAGATTATGATGTGTTGCAGTCTTCGGCAATGAGTAGTGTGGAAATCAATGATTCTGTTCATTATAAAGGATATCCGATTTATTATAAAGATAAGCTGTATCTGCGCCCTAAAGTGCTTACGGATAATTTACGTTTTAGCTCCGGAGATTTGTATAATGAACGGAGCGTACAACAGACGTATTCCAGTTTCGGACGTTTACCTGCATTGAAATATACTAATATCCGTTTTGTTGAAACTCAGATAGGCGATTCGGCGAAACTTGATTGTTATGTGCTGTTGACTAAAAGCAAGCATAAATCCGTAGCTTTCGAGGTTGAGGGAACTAACTCTGCCGGTGATTTGGGGGCGGCGGCTTCCGTCTCTTTCCAGAACCGGAACCTTTTCCGTGGTTCGGAGACTTTTATGATAAAGTTCCGTGGAGCGTATGAAGTGATTTCCGGTCTGCAGGCAGGTTATTCGAATAATAACTATACTGAATATGGGGTAGAGACAAGCATTAATTTCCCTAACTTCCTGTTTCCTTTCCTTTCTTCGGACTTTAAGCGGAAAATCCGCGCTACTACGGAGTTTGGATTACAGTATAATTATCAGTTGCGACCTGAATTTCTGCGCACGATGGCTTCTGCCAACTGGAGCTATAAATGGAGTCAACGTCAGAGAATACAACATCGTATCGATTTGATTAACATTGGTTTCCTCTACTTGCCGCGTATTTCCGAAAAGTTTAGGGAGGATTATATAAATAAGGGGCAGAATCAGGTTTTCCAATATAATTATCAAGACCGATTGATTATAAATATGGGATATAGCTATAATTATAATAGTGTAGGTGGTTCTATCGTAAATAATACAATTGCTGCTAACTCATATTCTATTCGTTTTAATTTCGAATCAGCCGGAAATATAATGTATGCCTTGTCAAAAGCAACGAGTATTCGTAAGAATGATAATGGCGAGTATGCAATACTGGGGATTCCTTATGCACAATATCTCAAAGGCGAATTCGATTTTGCTAAAAACATAAGAATAGACCGTCGTAATTCATTTGCATTTCATGCAGGTGTAGGAATTGCGGTTCCTTACGGAAATGCAAAAACAATCCCGTTTGAGAAGCAATATTTCTCGGGTGGAGCTAACAGTGTCCGTGGTTGGTCTGTACGGGATTTGGGACCGGGTTCTTTTGCGGGAAATGGGAATTTGTTGGATCAATCCGGTGATATTAAGCTGGACGCCAGTATCGAGTATCGGAGTAAATTGTTCTGGAAGTTCCAAGGAGCGGTATTTGTAGATGTCGGTAATATCTGGACTATAAGAAGCTATGCGAATCAGCCGGGTGGTGTTTTCGAGTTTGATAAGTTCTATAAGCAGATAGCGGTGGCTTACGGATTAGGGCTGCGGCTCGATTTGGATTTCTTCATCCTTCGTTTCGACGGTGGTATGAAGGCGGTTAATCCGGCTTTTGAGACAAAGAAAGAACATTTCCCTATTGTCCATCCTAAATTTAGTCGTGATTTTGCTTTCCATTTCGCAGTGGGATATCCTTTCTAA
- a CDS encoding DUF3332 domain-containing protein, which yields MKRGKLSLVAVVLSGSLLFSSCVGSFGLFNRLSSWNQSVGNKFVNELVFLAFNIIPVYGVAYVADALVINSIEFWSGSNPMANVGDVKKVKGENGNYMVKTLENGYSITKEGETASMDLIYNKEANTWNVVANGESTELIKMNNDGTADLFLPNGEKMNVTLDAQGMMAARQATTSNLMFAAR from the coding sequence ATGAAAAGAGGGAAACTGTCTTTAGTCGCAGTAGTACTTAGCGGCAGCCTATTATTCAGTTCTTGCGTAGGTTCATTTGGTTTATTCAACCGCTTGTCTTCCTGGAACCAGTCTGTTGGAAACAAATTTGTAAACGAACTTGTATTTTTGGCTTTCAACATCATTCCGGTTTACGGAGTAGCTTATGTGGCAGATGCTCTAGTAATCAACTCTATTGAATTCTGGAGTGGCTCTAATCCGATGGCTAATGTAGGTGACGTGAAGAAAGTAAAAGGAGAAAACGGCAACTACATGGTAAAAACGCTAGAGAATGGTTATTCTATCACAAAAGAAGGTGAAACTGCTTCCATGGATCTGATTTACAACAAAGAAGCCAATACTTGGAATGTTGTAGCAAACGGTGAAAGCACGGAACTGATAAAGATGAACAATGACGGCACTGCCGACTTGTTCTTACCAAACGGTGAAAAAATGAATGTAACCTTGGATGCCCAAGGTATGATGGCAGCTCGCCAGGCTACAACAAGCAACTTGATGTTTGCAGCCCGTTAA
- a CDS encoding DoxX family protein, with the protein MIYNFLFPTKPNTTKVSLLLLAVRIIFGILLMNHGIQKWSNFQELSAVFPDPLGIGSPISLGLAIFGELVCSMAFIVGFLYRLAMIPMIFTMIVAFFIVHANDAFAVKEMTFIYLVVFIIMYIAGPGKFSIDHIIGNELQRRKSRSYKK; encoded by the coding sequence ATGATTTACAATTTTTTATTTCCCACAAAGCCCAATACAACAAAAGTTTCTTTGTTGCTGCTGGCAGTCCGGATAATCTTCGGAATATTATTAATGAACCATGGCATTCAGAAATGGAGCAATTTTCAGGAATTATCGGCGGTCTTTCCTGATCCTTTGGGAATAGGAAGTCCGATATCTCTCGGACTGGCTATTTTTGGCGAGCTTGTGTGTTCAATGGCATTTATCGTCGGCTTCCTGTACCGGTTGGCTATGATTCCGATGATTTTCACAATGATCGTGGCTTTCTTTATCGTTCATGCGAATGATGCATTTGCAGTTAAAGAAATGACCTTCATTTATTTGGTCGTATTTATAATCATGTATATTGCCGGTCCCGGTAAATTCTCAATCGACCATATTATCGGGAATGAATTACAACGGCGAAAATCCAGATCATACAAAAAATAG
- a CDS encoding DUF6965 family protein has translation MAQHTYDNESVQELLNWAKKMLETKNYPTEKYQLNKCTTIIDGKQYLESLIAMIDRNWENSTFHPIIEQLWEFREKWENKEA, from the coding sequence ATGGCGCAACATACTTATGACAATGAATCAGTTCAGGAACTGCTGAACTGGGCGAAAAAAATGCTTGAGACTAAAAATTATCCGACTGAAAAATATCAGCTTAACAAGTGTACTACTATTATTGATGGTAAACAGTATTTGGAATCTTTAATCGCGATGATTGACAGAAACTGGGAAAATTCAACTTTTCATCCCATTATTGAACAGTTATGGGAATTTAGGGAGAAATGGGAGAATAAAGAAGCATAA